One genomic region from Lysobacterales bacterium encodes:
- a CDS encoding CsgG/HfaB family protein: protein MMKSMMACVLAVAALVGWQAAYAQRGERISVAVDEFKNESGAGWWRGGVGWELSGMLSNELVATRAFSVVERSRLESVLQEQNLAASGRMAPGQGARIGQLTGAQYLIMGTVTSYEEETASTGGGISFRGVSLGGKSSKAYVAVDLRVVNTETGEIEFVRTIEGEAKSGGMSVGLYRGGFGGALESENNTPAGKAIRAALVMTTDYLECVMVKQDRCMREFDAADDRRRERTRDSLSID from the coding sequence ATGATGAAGTCGATGATGGCCTGCGTTCTGGCAGTGGCTGCGCTGGTGGGTTGGCAGGCCGCGTATGCGCAGCGTGGCGAGCGCATCTCGGTGGCGGTGGATGAGTTCAAGAACGAGTCGGGCGCCGGCTGGTGGCGCGGCGGCGTCGGCTGGGAACTCTCGGGCATGCTCTCGAACGAGCTGGTCGCCACGCGCGCCTTCAGCGTGGTCGAGCGCTCCCGACTGGAATCGGTGCTGCAGGAGCAGAACCTTGCCGCCTCAGGGCGCATGGCGCCCGGGCAAGGCGCGCGCATCGGTCAACTGACGGGCGCCCAGTACCTGATCATGGGCACGGTCACGAGCTATGAAGAGGAAACCGCGAGCACCGGTGGCGGCATCAGCTTCCGCGGCGTCTCGCTCGGCGGCAAATCGAGCAAAGCCTACGTGGCCGTCGATCTGCGCGTGGTCAACACTGAAACCGGCGAAATCGAGTTTGTCCGCACCATCGAAGGCGAAGCCAAGAGCGGCGGCATGAGCGTCGGCCTGTACCGTGGGGGCTTCGGCGGCGCCCTGGAGAGTGAGAACAATACCCCGGCGGGCAAGGCGATCCGCGCGGCCCTGGTGATGACCACCGACTACCTTGAGTGCGTGATGGTCAAGCAGGACCGCTGCATGCGCGAATTCGACGCCGCTGACGACCGCCGCCGCGAGCGCACGCGGGATTCGCTCAGCATCGATTGA
- a CDS encoding PQQ-like beta-propeller repeat protein, which translates to MTATPLWSATPHPGFYINSVAISADGGRIVAGTFFHDYGGIAAEVHGSERKLAPRMAAGLREPARHVDSAASADQYGRFGTYVWDREGKPLLAQEFEGWQGVYWVAMDGQGAIVASTGWRSGSPDYAGFISAVAVDSGASLLQFALPGRGNVVSLDPNARVLLAGADQGYLFARDPNGDFVDTPATLPLSDASDTVLVAALSADAGRGLLASYHGEVLLFDIDDGVPATPVRWQVPGSAYLHFAALSADGAWAFAGANTGELYALDVNALLAGTTRDPSWSAAIPGGATTIYGVACSADGARVAAAGNLPSGGGSVSTFANQHTRGELLWTAATLHSPNSVSFDADGQWLGLADGHPDGSPGAFYLFDGSTGSLAWSYVTSNMSWPIQVSGDGSTVAAGSDDGSVYLFAGGV; encoded by the coding sequence ATGACCGCTACGCCCCTGTGGAGTGCAACGCCGCATCCCGGCTTCTACATCAACTCGGTGGCCATCAGCGCCGATGGCGGGCGCATCGTCGCCGGCACCTTCTTTCACGACTACGGCGGCATCGCAGCAGAGGTACATGGCAGCGAGCGCAAGCTCGCTCCGCGCATGGCGGCAGGCCTGCGTGAACCCGCACGGCACGTGGATTCCGCAGCGTCCGCCGACCAGTACGGACGCTTTGGCACGTATGTCTGGGATCGTGAGGGCAAGCCCCTGCTGGCCCAGGAGTTCGAGGGCTGGCAGGGCGTGTACTGGGTTGCCATGGACGGCCAGGGTGCGATCGTCGCCAGCACCGGTTGGCGCAGCGGCAGCCCGGACTACGCGGGCTTCATCTCAGCGGTTGCCGTGGATAGCGGGGCCAGCCTGCTGCAGTTCGCGCTTCCTGGCCGCGGCAATGTGGTGAGTCTGGATCCCAACGCGCGTGTGCTGCTGGCGGGCGCGGACCAGGGCTATCTCTTCGCACGCGATCCGAACGGCGATTTCGTCGACACGCCGGCGACCCTTCCGCTGTCGGATGCCAGCGATACCGTGCTGGTGGCGGCGCTGTCAGCCGATGCCGGCCGCGGCCTCCTGGCCAGCTATCACGGCGAGGTGCTGCTGTTCGACATCGACGACGGCGTGCCCGCAACGCCGGTGCGCTGGCAGGTGCCGGGTTCCGCGTATCTGCATTTCGCCGCGCTGTCCGCGGATGGCGCCTGGGCCTTCGCAGGCGCCAACACCGGCGAGCTGTACGCCCTCGACGTCAATGCCCTGCTCGCCGGAACCACACGCGACCCGAGCTGGAGCGCAGCGATTCCCGGCGGCGCCACCACCATTTATGGGGTCGCCTGCAGCGCCGACGGCGCTCGGGTCGCCGCGGCGGGCAACCTGCCCTCCGGGGGCGGCAGCGTTTCGACCTTTGCCAACCAGCACACGCGTGGCGAACTGCTGTGGACGGCCGCGACCCTGCATTCGCCGAACTCGGTGAGTTTCGATGCCGACGGGCAGTGGCTGGGTCTGGCGGACGGTCATCCGGATGGCAGCCCGGGCGCGTTCTATCTGTTCGATGGCAGCACCGGCAGCCTCGCGTGGAGCTATGTCACCAGCAACATGAGCTGGCCGATTCAAGTGTCCGGCGATGGCAGCACCGTGGCTGCCGGCAGCGATGACGGCAGCGTCTACCTGTTCGCGGGCGGTGTGTGA
- a CDS encoding pyridoxal phosphate-dependent aminotransferase, which produces MQIETKLPKVGTTIFTVMSQLAAQHGAVNLGQGFPDFETPAFLQDALVRAMRAGRNQYAPMHGVAPLREQIAAKTLALYGARIDAEREITVTSGATEAIFAAIHAVVRPGEEVILLDPCYDSYEPAVDLAGGVAVHVPLNPGDFSVDWQRVRDVVTPKTRMILINSPHNPSGAVFAQSDLDALAEIVRETGIFVLSDEVYEHIVFDGAPHMSVLRHPELAARSFVVSSFGKTYHCTGWKLGYAVAPAALSAEFRKVHQYLTFCSFAPAQWALAEMLEHHPEHHLELPDFYQSKRDAFRVQLAATRFTCLPVPGGYFQLVDYSAISDLGDLEFCRWLTVEKGVTAIPLSPFYAQPPADQRVIRLCFAKTEATMAAAVERLVKV; this is translated from the coding sequence ATGCAGATCGAGACCAAGCTGCCCAAGGTGGGCACGACCATCTTTACCGTGATGTCGCAGCTGGCCGCCCAGCACGGCGCCGTCAACCTGGGACAGGGTTTCCCTGATTTCGAGACGCCGGCCTTCCTGCAGGACGCCCTGGTGCGGGCAATGCGCGCCGGCCGCAACCAGTACGCGCCGATGCACGGCGTGGCCCCGCTGCGCGAGCAGATCGCGGCCAAGACGCTGGCCCTGTACGGCGCGCGCATTGACGCGGAACGCGAGATCACCGTCACCAGCGGCGCCACCGAAGCGATCTTCGCCGCGATCCACGCGGTGGTGCGGCCTGGCGAGGAAGTGATCCTGCTCGACCCCTGCTACGACAGCTATGAACCGGCGGTCGATCTGGCCGGCGGCGTTGCGGTGCATGTGCCGCTGAACCCCGGTGATTTCAGCGTCGATTGGCAGCGCGTGCGCGACGTCGTCACCCCGAAGACGCGGATGATCCTGATCAACTCGCCGCACAACCCGTCCGGCGCGGTGTTCGCCCAGTCCGATCTCGATGCGCTGGCTGAGATCGTCCGCGAGACCGGCATTTTCGTGCTCTCGGACGAGGTCTACGAGCACATCGTGTTCGATGGGGCCCCGCACATGAGCGTGCTGCGCCATCCTGAACTCGCCGCGCGCAGCTTCGTGGTGTCGAGCTTTGGCAAGACCTACCACTGCACCGGCTGGAAACTCGGCTATGCGGTGGCACCGGCGGCGCTGAGCGCGGAGTTCCGCAAGGTCCACCAGTACCTGACCTTCTGCAGCTTCGCGCCGGCGCAGTGGGCCTTGGCCGAAATGCTCGAACACCATCCTGAGCACCATCTGGAGCTGCCGGACTTCTACCAAAGCAAGCGCGACGCCTTTCGCGTGCAGCTCGCCGCGACGCGCTTTACCTGCCTGCCGGTGCCGGGCGGCTACTTCCAGCTGGTCGACTACTCGGCCATTTCCGACCTGGGCGATCTCGAGTTCTGCCGCTGGCTGACCGTGGAGAAAGGCGTCACCGCGATTCCGCTCTCGCCTTTCTATGCGCAGCCTCCTGCCGATCAGCGGGTGATCCGCCTCTGCTTCGCCAAGACCGAGGCCACCATGGCCGCGGCGGTCGAACGTCTGGTCAAGGTCTGA
- a CDS encoding protein kinase, translated as MSTEANDASTGSSEAALEAPTQAVSQWVRLRRARDIDLEDPAQRRFGDFELIERLGAGGMGVVYRARQQSLEREVALKLVGVDSASGEAWVTAFRSEARHAGRLQHPNIVPVYEIGSVDHLYYLSMGLVSGPTLQAWAQAQPQADPREIARLLRRVAEAIEYAHGVGVLHLDLKPGNVLLDARGEPQVSDFGLAQRLGTEARSQAVGTPGYMAPEQAADGLALSPATDVWGLGAVLYRLLCGRAPVRVEHGQVASWRVVDPRDLRSGLPADLAAICLRCLQAEASQRYQTARELADDLQRYLDGRPVSVRRQGAAERLRGWARREPRTAALALGLLLTLLLGLAASTQLWLRAEANRMQAQSTLWQARRATLLDAAARGDPLQALPALVDNIAEAEAAGRVDEAYIDRLRFALLMQQSPRAIAVWPQGDEGRALAFAEQGALLLAGLRGGELRALQVEDGSPLWSQRPPFPPTPWGPSYVGRIQPTADGRHALLYPSGSSGVVRPDTSAMQRVDLRSGALLPPPAAFVGFEAASYSVDGGRALLRADDGAMQLWQVVPWQPLGARFDGLGARHCLPLSASTRVACARAGFTEVELLDASDGRSLQRVRFDDGAELLSWSSDAAGRWLALGSSAGALRLLDLRTLQQTEFGEAGEGGVVDLGFAGARLGVVYAKGSVRLLDLAGPAWASPRLRAGGGSLDAARIDAEGRWLLGNDGRIAVWSLAESEGLLQPRAQTLLRHAGAVIGFQAFALQPEQGLVASQGSGGELSLWRLPFAEEGIGPGPLQPGDARAAAADDSSADAALAALARQQPGAIAYRLEFAARGRRAVLAEGASLWVADDGAVPQLRQLALPSSAQYLLTAPAAERALVGWIESEGALQLRWRLLDTARAEWLGAGFSTEGQPAGLRLSDGGERLLLWQGQVLQDIDAAGAGAVRSLQLDGEPALRINDATFDANGELVLATQARSVVQAATIERWQLQSGEWRRIQRIDTPYGHVRVLPGPHGVVGHGPRPALYANGRSVELGNFGAEFSEQAALSPEGRIVALGSRGRLLLVDLLARQAVLPPLALPLDADDTLASLAFNAAGDALEMRSHYGRRQRIDLRADARPLDQLHLEAADFAPDPTSPLMLGRAEDPQLRRARDPGPPVRDGGADRSAAGPVGWANVPAGRRFQGSRGGLGITDSAAWPRGHMRLRGIDYLLGDALQLAPQGEALGAAQFPSVSPVLPVPRRDRPFHLLLTQQGAHAAEIEVEWVATDESQVARTRVTVPAAADPSGAGALGAPVALLVRTAESRQRGGGSPVLRVFAIAIEPPEGAGPAAGMRLRALDSAPLLVGLEAP; from the coding sequence GTGAGTACTGAGGCGAACGACGCCTCGACGGGGTCGAGCGAGGCTGCGCTGGAGGCCCCCACGCAGGCCGTCAGCCAATGGGTGCGCCTGCGCCGTGCCCGCGACATCGACTTGGAGGATCCCGCCCAGCGTCGCTTCGGCGACTTCGAGCTGATCGAAAGGCTAGGCGCGGGCGGCATGGGCGTGGTCTATCGCGCCCGTCAGCAGAGCCTGGAGCGCGAGGTCGCGCTGAAGCTCGTCGGCGTCGATTCCGCTTCCGGCGAGGCCTGGGTCACGGCGTTCCGCAGCGAGGCCCGCCACGCAGGACGGCTGCAGCATCCGAACATCGTGCCGGTGTACGAGATCGGCAGCGTCGATCACCTGTACTACCTGTCGATGGGTCTGGTTTCGGGGCCCACGCTGCAGGCCTGGGCGCAGGCGCAACCGCAGGCGGACCCTCGCGAAATCGCCCGGCTGCTGCGGCGCGTGGCCGAGGCGATCGAGTACGCGCACGGCGTCGGCGTCCTGCACCTCGATCTGAAACCCGGCAACGTGCTGCTGGACGCCCGCGGCGAGCCGCAGGTGAGCGACTTCGGCCTGGCCCAGCGCTTGGGCACGGAAGCGCGCTCGCAGGCCGTCGGAACGCCGGGCTACATGGCGCCGGAGCAGGCTGCGGACGGCCTGGCCCTGTCGCCGGCCACCGACGTCTGGGGGCTGGGCGCCGTGCTTTACCGACTGCTGTGCGGCCGTGCCCCGGTGCGCGTGGAGCACGGCCAGGTGGCGTCATGGCGGGTGGTCGATCCGCGGGATCTGCGTTCGGGCCTTCCGGCCGATCTCGCGGCCATCTGCCTGCGCTGCCTTCAGGCGGAGGCCTCGCAGCGCTATCAGACCGCGCGCGAGCTCGCCGATGATCTGCAGCGCTATCTCGATGGCCGTCCGGTCAGCGTGCGTCGTCAGGGCGCTGCGGAACGATTGCGCGGCTGGGCACGGCGCGAGCCGCGTACGGCCGCGCTGGCGCTGGGGCTTCTGCTGACCCTGCTGCTCGGCCTCGCCGCCAGCACCCAGCTGTGGCTGCGCGCCGAGGCCAACCGCATGCAGGCGCAGAGCACCCTGTGGCAGGCGCGGCGCGCGACCCTGCTGGATGCGGCGGCCCGCGGCGACCCGCTCCAGGCCTTGCCGGCGCTGGTCGACAACATCGCTGAGGCCGAGGCCGCGGGCCGCGTCGACGAGGCCTACATCGATCGGCTCCGCTTTGCGCTGCTGATGCAGCAGTCGCCGCGTGCGATCGCGGTCTGGCCTCAGGGGGACGAGGGCAGGGCGCTCGCTTTCGCCGAGCAGGGCGCGCTGCTGCTGGCGGGCCTGCGTGGCGGCGAGCTGCGCGCGCTGCAGGTCGAGGACGGCAGCCCGCTGTGGTCGCAGCGACCGCCGTTTCCGCCGACGCCGTGGGGGCCCAGCTACGTGGGGCGCATCCAGCCGACCGCGGATGGCCGGCATGCACTGCTGTATCCCAGCGGCAGTTCCGGTGTCGTCCGGCCGGATACCAGCGCCATGCAGCGCGTGGACCTGCGCAGCGGAGCGCTGCTGCCCCCGCCCGCAGCTTTCGTTGGTTTCGAGGCGGCCAGCTACAGCGTCGATGGTGGAAGAGCGCTGCTGCGCGCCGACGATGGCGCCATGCAGCTGTGGCAGGTCGTGCCCTGGCAGCCTCTGGGGGCCCGCTTCGATGGCTTGGGCGCGCGCCACTGCCTGCCCCTCTCTGCCAGTACGCGCGTGGCCTGCGCGCGCGCCGGGTTCACCGAGGTCGAACTGCTGGACGCGAGCGACGGCCGCAGCCTGCAGCGCGTCCGCTTCGACGACGGGGCCGAACTGCTGAGTTGGAGTAGCGACGCCGCTGGGCGCTGGCTGGCCTTGGGCAGCAGCGCCGGCGCGCTTCGACTGCTGGATCTGCGGACCCTGCAGCAGACCGAATTCGGCGAAGCGGGCGAGGGCGGCGTTGTTGACCTGGGCTTCGCGGGTGCTCGGCTTGGCGTCGTCTACGCCAAGGGCAGCGTGCGCCTGCTCGATCTCGCTGGCCCAGCGTGGGCCAGCCCGCGACTGCGCGCGGGCGGAGGCAGCCTCGACGCGGCTCGCATCGATGCCGAAGGCCGCTGGCTGCTCGGCAACGACGGCCGCATCGCCGTGTGGTCACTGGCCGAGTCCGAAGGCCTGCTGCAGCCGCGCGCGCAGACCCTGCTGCGGCACGCGGGAGCCGTCATCGGCTTCCAGGCCTTCGCGCTGCAGCCTGAGCAGGGCTTGGTCGCCAGTCAGGGCAGCGGCGGCGAACTGTCGCTGTGGCGACTGCCGTTCGCCGAGGAAGGCATCGGGCCGGGACCGCTGCAGCCGGGCGACGCCCGCGCGGCCGCCGCGGACGACTCCAGCGCGGACGCTGCCCTTGCCGCGCTCGCCCGCCAGCAGCCCGGCGCCATCGCCTATCGGCTGGAGTTTGCGGCCCGCGGGCGTCGCGCCGTGCTGGCCGAAGGCGCCTCGCTGTGGGTCGCGGACGATGGAGCCGTGCCGCAGCTGCGCCAGCTCGCGCTGCCGTCGAGCGCGCAGTACCTGCTCACGGCGCCCGCTGCAGAGCGCGCCTTGGTTGGGTGGATCGAAAGCGAGGGCGCGTTGCAGCTGCGTTGGCGACTGCTTGACACCGCGCGCGCCGAGTGGCTGGGAGCGGGCTTCAGCACCGAGGGTCAGCCCGCCGGGCTGCGTCTCTCGGACGGCGGTGAGCGCTTGCTGCTGTGGCAAGGGCAGGTGCTGCAGGACATCGATGCCGCCGGAGCTGGCGCGGTGCGTTCCCTGCAGCTGGACGGCGAGCCCGCTCTGCGTATCAACGATGCGACCTTCGACGCGAACGGCGAGCTCGTGCTGGCGACCCAGGCGCGCAGTGTGGTCCAGGCGGCGACCATCGAGCGATGGCAGCTGCAGTCGGGGGAATGGCGGCGCATCCAACGCATCGATACGCCCTATGGCCACGTGCGGGTGCTGCCGGGCCCGCATGGCGTGGTCGGCCACGGGCCGCGCCCAGCGCTGTACGCCAACGGCCGCAGCGTCGAACTGGGCAACTTCGGGGCCGAGTTCAGCGAACAGGCCGCCCTGTCGCCGGAGGGACGCATCGTCGCGCTCGGCAGTCGAGGCCGACTGCTGCTGGTGGATCTGCTCGCCCGGCAGGCGGTGCTGCCGCCACTGGCCCTGCCGCTCGACGCCGACGATACGCTGGCGAGTCTCGCGTTCAATGCCGCAGGTGACGCGCTGGAGATGCGCAGCCACTACGGCCGGCGTCAGCGGATCGACCTGCGCGCCGATGCGCGGCCGCTTGACCAGCTTCATCTTGAGGCTGCCGACTTTGCGCCGGATCCGACCTCGCCGCTGATGCTGGGGCGTGCAGAGGATCCTCAGTTGCGGCGTGCTCGTGATCCCGGGCCGCCTGTGCGCGACGGGGGCGCAGACCGATCCGCGGCGGGGCCGGTCGGATGGGCCAACGTCCCCGCCGGCCGCCGTTTCCAGGGCAGTCGCGGCGGGCTCGGCATCACCGACAGTGCCGCCTGGCCGCGGGGCCACATGCGTCTGCGTGGCATCGATTACCTGTTGGGCGATGCCCTGCAGCTGGCGCCACAAGGCGAGGCGCTGGGCGCAGCGCAGTTCCCCTCGGTCTCGCCGGTGCTGCCTGTGCCGAGACGTGACCGGCCCTTCCATCTGCTGTTGACCCAACAGGGGGCGCACGCTGCCGAGATCGAGGTGGAGTGGGTGGCCACAGACGAGAGCCAGGTCGCTCGGACGCGTGTGACGGTGCCCGCCGCCGCCGATCCTTCCGGCGCGGGTGCCTTGGGTGCGCCGGTGGCGCTTCTGGTGAGGACTGCCGAGTCGAGGCAGCGCGGTGGAGGCAGCCCCGTGCTGCGGGTTTTCGCGATCGCGATCGAGCCACCGGAAGGCGCTGGGCCTGCGGCCGGCATGCGCCTCCGGGCCCTGGATTCAGCGCCTCTGCTGGTCGGTCTCGAGGCGCCCTAG
- a CDS encoding response regulator transcription factor, giving the protein MKSREESQGLILLIEDNRNISEMVGEYLERKGFGVDYASDGADGLRLAVENSYDVIVLDLMLPRIDGLEVCRRLRQEAKKSTPVLMLTARDTLDDKVRGLEAGGDDYLVKPFAIQELEARVRALIRRDRRQVSAEVLKVGDLVLDTATLRLTRAGRDLQLSPIGLKLLTILMRESPRVVSRRDIEREIWGDALPDSDTLRSHLYNLRKVIDKPFEKQLLHTIHSAGYRLAELETEPAQRVG; this is encoded by the coding sequence ATGAAGTCACGCGAAGAATCCCAAGGCTTGATCCTTCTCATCGAGGACAACCGCAATATCTCGGAAATGGTGGGCGAGTACCTGGAGCGCAAAGGCTTCGGCGTCGACTACGCCAGTGATGGCGCCGATGGCCTGCGCCTCGCCGTGGAAAACAGCTACGACGTCATCGTGCTCGACCTCATGCTGCCGCGCATTGACGGGCTTGAAGTGTGCCGCCGCCTGCGGCAGGAGGCGAAGAAGTCGACGCCGGTGCTGATGCTGACCGCCCGCGACACGCTCGATGACAAGGTGCGTGGCCTGGAGGCCGGCGGTGACGATTACCTGGTCAAGCCTTTCGCGATCCAGGAGCTGGAAGCCCGTGTGCGCGCCTTGATTCGGCGCGACCGTCGCCAGGTCAGCGCAGAGGTGCTGAAGGTCGGCGACCTCGTGCTGGACACTGCAACCCTCAGACTCACCCGCGCTGGCCGCGACCTGCAGCTGTCGCCGATCGGGCTGAAGCTCTTGACCATCCTGATGCGAGAATCGCCGCGCGTGGTCAGCCGCCGCGATATCGAGCGCGAAATCTGGGGCGATGCCTTGCCCGATTCCGACACCCTGCGCAGCCACCTCTACAACCTGCGCAAAGTGATCGACAAGCCCTTCGAGAAGCAGCTGCTGCACACCATCCACAGCGCGGGCTACCGCTTGGCCGAGCTGGAGACCGAACCGGCGCAGCGGGTGGGGTAA
- a CDS encoding amidohydrolase has product MTVANAPSRDLRVSLVQAATVWHDAAANRALYGELVRPLAGQTDLVVLPETFTSGFSNAAIGDAETMEGPSVAWLRALAAEVGAAVTGSMVIREGDKVFNRLLFALPDGQLAQYDKRHLFRMAGEHERYAAGGPKLVVEWCGWRICPQVCYDLRFPVFARNVFDEAAQRFDYDLILWVANWPAARRYAWQTLLRARAIENLACVIGVNRVGVDGNDLAYAGDSVALDPLGQPIVELGAQLQVVTTRLDAAALALHRQRFPAQLDADRFQIL; this is encoded by the coding sequence ATGACCGTCGCCAACGCTCCCAGTCGTGACTTGCGCGTGTCGCTGGTGCAGGCCGCCACGGTCTGGCACGACGCTGCCGCGAACCGCGCCCTCTACGGCGAACTGGTGCGGCCCTTGGCCGGCCAGACCGATCTGGTCGTGCTGCCCGAAACCTTCACCTCGGGCTTCTCCAACGCTGCCATCGGTGACGCCGAAACGATGGAAGGCCCCAGCGTCGCTTGGCTGCGTGCGCTGGCCGCGGAGGTTGGCGCCGCGGTCACCGGTTCGATGGTGATCCGCGAGGGCGACAAAGTGTTCAATCGTCTTCTGTTCGCCCTGCCAGACGGTCAGCTGGCGCAGTACGACAAGCGCCACCTGTTCCGCATGGCCGGCGAACACGAGCGCTATGCCGCCGGCGGGCCGAAACTGGTCGTGGAGTGGTGCGGCTGGCGGATCTGTCCGCAAGTCTGCTACGACCTGCGCTTCCCGGTGTTCGCCCGCAATGTGTTCGACGAGGCCGCGCAGCGCTTCGACTACGACCTGATTCTGTGGGTCGCCAACTGGCCGGCCGCGCGCCGTTACGCCTGGCAGACCCTGCTGCGCGCGCGCGCCATCGAGAACCTCGCCTGCGTGATCGGCGTGAACCGCGTGGGCGTCGATGGCAACGACCTTGCATACGCTGGCGACAGCGTCGCGCTCGACCCGCTGGGGCAGCCCATCGTCGAGCTTGGCGCCCAGCTGCAGGTGGTGACGACGCGCTTGGACGCGGCGGCGCTGGCGCTGCATCGCCAGCGCTTTCCGGCCCAGCTCGACGCCGATCGGTTTCAGATCCTCTGA